The nucleotide window ttttaaaTTGTAGGTATGtcgagagaagaaaaaaaaaaagggaaaaaaaaaacaaacaagacacAAGCAAACGGAaaggaataaaataaaaaataaaatctgaaTTACTGAAGTCACCTGGCGGAAGTTCCTCTTCCTGTTCAACGGGTGCTAGCTGAGGCAGAGGAGcccttttttcctctttcatgTATACCATACGACTTTCTTCCACTTCGGGTTCATCATCTCCACGTCCCAATTTCACTTTCAGAGCCATTGGTCTCCATTTTCCAGGATAGTCGTCATCATCACCGGAGTTGCCTCCAGCTTGTGCAGACATAGCCGCGGCTCCTGGTGTAGGCACGTAAGACGGGGGTGGAACGGGCTCGggttttaaattcaatttcgAATCATTTCCACGCAATAAACCGGCAGCTGCCGCAAGATCTTCAAGGGCTTTCTTAGCCTTTCGTTTTTTCCTCTCCAGTTCGGAATCCGATGAACTAAAAACAGCGTATTGCGttacaataaaatgaaaacatgaCGGTATCTCTAATGGGAAAGTCCATTTACCTGCCCGAAGATGTAGAAGAATCGCTAGAATTGGAGGAATGCCTCTtacgtttcttcttcttctttgaggTCTCCTTAGCTGTTAGCTTATTATAAACAGCACTAAGTTTTGCCTCTAGCTCACCAAGTTCATCCAATCCAGACAAGCtacagagagaaaaaaaatagataaaaaatgaatgacaTAACCGAGCTTTACATTTAACATGATCAACTCACTTGGGAGAAAGTTGTTTATCGGAATCTTCATCTTCAGagcccttctttttcttcttgtgctTTTTCTCCTTATTTTTATCACGTTTACCATCctctgaaaaataaattttcaagtTAATTCAGATTCTTGTATTAAATTAGGAGACCAtaattactttttttcttatctttgctacgatctttctttttcttcttctttttatctttctctttctcctcTTTCTTATCTCCATCTTTACCTCtgttaataaaattttgaataagAAAAAGTTTAATCAACGGGTTCTGAAAGCGCGATAACCACTAGTCAATAAGAATCTTTTTACCCTTTACCGACGCGCTGCAAAAACAATTCCACTTTTTTCTCATACTCTTCATTGAGAGCTGTTCGCTGGATGAAACTCTGAACTTCCTTCTCGTAGCCAACAGTTTGACCTGGAACACCAGACGCGCCACCAGAAGAAGCATACCCGGCAAATGTTGGCGGTGGCGGATTTCCACCGAGTGAACCTAAATAAATGTTCATGAGAAATGTTTAGGTAAACAGTTCCAGCTAACCATAAAGTACATGTCACTAACCAAAAGCAGGTGGCGGTACAGGATGTGGCTGAGTTGAAATTGACGGGTATTCTGTTGATGGGTAAAACGAGGCTGCTTGATTTATGGGTCCTGCCTGCCCAGCATCACCAGCTGAAGTGGCACTGTTTGATGGGTTCAATTGAGCCATTTTCTTACTGAAAGGTGAAAGCGAAGGCTCGCGTTTGGACTTTTTCGAACGTCGAGATTTCTTGGATCGTGAACGACCTCGAGATGAATCTGAAccagatgaagaaaaacgACTGGAGGACGAACTTCCACTTTTCGAGCTACTACTGCTGCTTCCACGCTTTCCTCGTTTACGATGTCGACGTGATTTGCGCCCCTCTTCTTTCTGTCCAGTTTCTTCCGTAGCCTTACCCGTTGTTGCTTTAACGGCAGACCCGTTTTCCATATCCAGAAAATCAATGTTGAAGTTAGGCCGCTGGCGATTCTTAGACAAGCGTTGAAGTGAAGAACGAGCTTCGGTATGATTAGGATTGATACTCAGGCATTTCTGGTAAAGTTGAACTGCCGTATCTAGATTCTTTTCATCCTCATaccttaaacaaaaataaatgaataaattatcCTTGcatatttaattgttttttaagaaatttcGAAAATCTATAAACATTAAAGAAGTTTCTAAAATCCGACCAAAAGactacaaaggaaaaaaaattttccttaCTGTTTAGCGTACGCGACAAGCGTCTCCGATAGATAGTTAGTTGCGTTCGCATGATTGGGGCGTTCGCTCAGTGCTGCTTCGAAATCAGTTATAGCTTTGTCATAGCTCCCTCTATTAGCGTacctgttaaaaaatttcaataaatgAAGGGAAAAGGGTGAAAACTGATACTCTTCAGAAATCCAGCATTGAGTTCTGGAACCATTAAAGTAAAGTAATGAAGATTAAGCCGTTAATCATAACAACAAAGGGACATGAAGCGATGCTGGAGTGGACGACCGAAAGTTCACAGCTTATCACACAACTCTTCATCAATTCCATGTTGAAAATGAGGCAACAAACATCATAACTGTTTCGTCATGGTTTGGAACAAAGCCCCGAAGTTCACTAAATATCTTGATCGTTATTCACTTTTGTCTTTATATCACCTGATAGTCTTGGCTAGGCGAGGAATAGAATGTTTCGTTAGGATGTAAATCATGAAATACGACGGATACTGACACACGCTTCGTTCAATTTCAGGTGGTTCCAGTCTCAACGAAAGCTGAACCTGTTTGTTCTCTTTATCTCTCTCCCTTTCGATTTATACAAAGGAACATAATTTCCATTGATGGATTTTTGggcaaaaaattttacaacGGTCGCAGCTTGGATTTTAAATACGGTAGAAACAAAGATTTACCCTGTGCATGGTAATGATAACGTAGATTAATTGACGTCATTCCCAATAAAACAGAATATTTATGTATAAATAAGTATAGCTATGCCACAAACCCTAAATGAAAAAGACGACTTACAGAGCGCCTCGTGCCACCAATCCCTCGATATTAACTGCGTCGATGTGTAGAGCTTTGTTCAGACATTGAAACGCCTCAGTTTCTAGTCCAGCTTTGAAGTATTTGATGCCTTCAGCCACGCTTTTAGTAGCCCATTTGCTATTTTGACTCCTACGAAGTTCATCTGCATAATCACTCCCTTCGACTGGGGCACTGCATTAAAATGGagaaattaattaaattgCGGAAACGTTCGGCGAAACTTAAAGCATTACTTCAATCCTTTTAAGAATGAATCTGAAGCAGCAGAAGACAGATCTAATCCAAGCGAGTTGGACAAATGTTCAATCGCGCTAGGATTACGGAAGGTCCGGTTACTCTGCAAGCATTCCTCGTATGACTTCCCAGTGAGATCAACCATGGTTCTACATTTTCCGGTAAATTACGTATTAAGCTTAAAtccaaaataaagaagaaagtgATTTACTAACTTGTAAGATTTTGGTAAATCCTCCTTAGTAATAACACCAAGTTGTAAGTCAGACTGTTCAGCTGATTGGTGCAATCCTTTCATCCCACAATTAAGTTTCTCATTATCAGCATTAATGTCTAACACTTCACAGCGGATCAGATCTCCAGTGTTAAACGCGCCATCTTTGCGGTCAGAAGCTGCATTAAATTGATCTGGATGGACAGAGCCCTAGGAGAGAGGAAAAATCGTGTTCAACCACCTATCTTTTTACGCCAAAAACCTAGCTTTTTCGATTTCAAAAATCATACCTTTATAGCTAGTTCCCGAACGTCTCGCAATATCGTAGTTCCCTCGGTTGCAACTACACGAAACACGAGGCCATGGAAAGTCTTTTGTTGGACCTGGCCAATCAGGACATCCCCAACTTTGATGGACTATTGGAAAGAGTTTCCCATAAAGTCTCACAAATGTAACTATTATAATGCAAACTTACATGAAAAAAGTTTGTTCGTGCTTCGTTTTTGTCAAAGTGGCAAAATGACTCAGAGAGGGGGCATCAATGGGAAGAAATCTAGAAAGATTAGATTATACactaattaaaaaatgatcTCACAATTTCATGGCCTTCATCCTCAAGGGTACATCTGGTTTCTAAATTCACAgctaaaaatataagaaatgaaaattcaaaagaattGCCTTCATCTTGCAATTTCGATCCACAACAGACAGTGTCTTTAGGCTTTTTTTCTGCCTTGTACAACTGATGAGCTTTGTCCACAATGAACTGATGCAACCTTATCCTTTTTCCACGTTCTTGAAACCTGAAAACGCAGATTCAACAATCATCAATATAATAAAGACAACAGCTGTTGTTGTAAACATACCCTAGATCTTTGGAGCGATTTTGATAAACTTGGTAATCAATATCTCTCGATGACACAACTTGCAGGAAGCAACTCCCGTTCATTTTCCCAAAGCTTTGTCAATTGCTGACCATGGAAGTTAAGTGTTTGAACAACCAATTCAGGATCCATGATGCCTGAATGTGGTAAGAGTCAAATAAATCTGGAAAGAAGAAAGCAGAATGAGTGGTAAATATTTAAACATGCTCCCTAATGTAGCAACACAAGCTTGAAGTAAAATGACGGTAGGGTTTCCGTACGAGATAAGGTTATAAAGTATAATATACTCTGAAGGAAAAATTACCTTATTCGTCTGACGATTAGATTATTTGTTAAAATTTGacaaagctaaaaaaaaacgacagcGTCACAAATACCAGACAGATAGGACGCAGAGGAAACGCAGTtctgaaacaaaaatcaatcGGGCGGATGTTGATGCTACGTTGCCGCTTGGTTTTATTCTTACAgatgtcatttgtttttcttaatcaCCGCCAAGTTTGAAGTTTGAAGGACTTCTTGTCTATCGTTAGCATCGAATTTGTACTTTTACAGAATATCCGAGTTTGATTGTTCCACATTGATGCATTACTTACTAGATTTATATAAAGGCTTCTTTAGAATAAACCTAGTTGTTTTAGCTTTGTACACACGCAAATGTTGGCAATTGGCATTTAAGTGAGTGGTGGAATCTTAATTAGATATGTGTTTTACCCATAATAAGGCCAATAAAACTTTGGTTTTCGCCTTGCATATGGATCACGGATAGCGTATAACAAGACTTAGGATACACGTTTTATAATGGACTGTATAAGTGTATATTCATGTGATCAATAACTACTTGATTGACAAATTAGGCAGGAATTTCTACTTCCAGTCATACAGTGCATTGCACTACATAAAGCTCCCGTTATGAAAGTGTCTAAATCTTGAGCTTGGTAGCCAACTGTTCGACCGCTTTAGTTGCATTGTGAATGCAGTCATTGACTGAGACTCCGTCGAAAGAAGCACCGATTAAAACAAGGCCTAGTCGGTTATCGTCGACATACCGGCGAATTTTCTCCACCCGATCGCAATGGCCGACAATGTATTGCGGAATACTGAACACAATAGTCAAAATTAAAGATGACTTCTCAGATTATAATACATGTCTTACCATTGTCGTAGAATGTGAACTTGGGCACGAGCTGGCGGATCGCTAATACCGAGTACCGATTGCAATTGTCCAAGAGCTATTTTTAACAATGCTTCTTCGTTTACATGGTCACCAAATAAGCTTTTAAACCATTTTCCACCCATCATCGCGGTTAGTATAGTTCGATCGCCTTGAGGAAAACTGCATGTATCATAGACCACCCCTAGTAGCGGTGAGTTTTGAGACGAGGGCACTAGAAAACCGAATGCATCATGGTCCAACCGTTGACCagtccattccaaattgactAGTCCCACCGTGACGGAATCAATAGATTTAAGTAATTTGGCCAAGGTAGGATGGGCCTTTTCTACTAATTCAGATAATTTGAATGATGGCAACGCACTAATCACATTGCAACAATGCAGTTCTTCTTCGCCGGATCGCACTACAAGACTACCGTCTTTTCGAACTTCTAGATCTGGCAATATTTATGATTAATACAACATCTAAAAGGAAGTTGATTCTGTCTAATCTAAATTTACCTGTGCAGGGAGATTCAACATATAATTCTACACCAGCGTTTGTAACTTTTTCAACTAGACTTTCTGGGAGGGACTGTAAGCCTCCTTGCAAACTCCCACACTGGCCACCGCTCCAACTGAGCTTTTTTCCTAAATCCGAAACATGGTACGTGGGGGTGGAGGTTTTCATGCTGATTGGTCAGTAAACCAAACGTTATACGGCCATATTTTTGCTCAGCCTCCTTAAGCGATTTCAGCAAGAACTTTACACTGATCTCCTTGGCATCACCAGCGCACACCCCGCGCACCAATGGGTCAATGGCAAATTCTGCTATGTCCGGTCCAAGACGACGTGAAACGAAATCAAACATAGATTCGTCATCTTTGGAACTTTTGCTTGTAAAGAGGTCACGGAGACCAGCTGCAAGTAAGGGTTTGTAGAAAGGGGGGGTGGTTTTGAACAAAGCAGATAACTGCGTCGGTAATCGGATTAGTTTAGAATCAACGTAAACGTAACGATTAAGAGAAGAGGGATGGCCATAGGGAACATTAATAACTTGTTCTTGAAGTCCAAGTTCCTGTACAAGATTTAATGTGGTTATTCCTGACTCTCCAACAGGTCTTAGTGTTCGT belongs to Daphnia magna isolate NIES linkage group LG1, ASM2063170v1.1, whole genome shotgun sequence and includes:
- the LOC123472494 gene encoding LOW QUALITY PROTEIN: protoporphyrinogen oxidase-like (The sequence of the model RefSeq protein was modified relative to this genomic sequence to represent the inferred CDS: inserted 1 base in 1 codon; deleted 1 base in 1 codon), with translation MGSSGTVAILGGGISGLAAAYKLSQIHPAPKRIVLFXAASRLGGWIHSSRNEDGVVYEHGPRTLRPVGESGITTLNLVQELGLQEQVINVPYGHPSSLNRYVYVDSKLIRLPTQLSALFKTTPPFYKPLLAAGLRDLFTSKSSKDDESMFDFVSRRLGPDIAEFAIDPLVRGVCAGDAKEISVKFLLKSLKEAEQKYGRITFGLLTNQHENLHPHVPCFGFRKKAQLERWPVWSLQGGLQSLPESLVEKVTNAGVELYVESPCTDLEVRKDGSLVVRSGEEELHCCNVISALPSFKLSELVEKAHPTLAKLLKSIDSVTVGLVNLEWTGQRLDHDAFGFLVPSSQNSPLLGVVYDTCSFPQGDRTILTAMMGGKWFKSLFGDHVNEEALLKIALGQLQSVLGISDPPARAQVHILRQCIPQYIVGHCDRVEKIRRYVDDNRLGLVLIGASFDGVSVNDCIHNATKAVEQLATKLKI
- the LOC123472466 gene encoding LOW QUALITY PROTEIN: G patch domain-containing protein 8-like (The sequence of the model RefSeq protein was modified relative to this genomic sequence to represent the inferred CDS: inserted 3 bases in 2 codons; deleted 1 base in 1 codon), giving the protein MDPELVVQTLNFHGQQLTKLWENEXGSCFLQVVSSRDIDYQVYQNRSKDLGFQERGKRIRLHQFIVDKAHQLYKAEKKPKDTVCCGSKLQDEDFFPLMPPLESFCHFDKNEARTNFFHSIKVGDVLIGQVQQKTFHGLVFRVVATEGTTILRDVRELAIKGSVHPDQFNAASDRKDGAFNTGDLIRCEVLDINADNEKLNCGMKGLHQSAEQSDLQLGVITKEDLPKSYKTMVDLTGKSYEECLQSNRTFRNPSAIEHLSNSLGLDLSSAASDSFLKGLNAPVEGSDYADELRRSQNSKWATKSVAEGIKYFKAGLETEAFQCLNKALHIDAVNIEGLVARGALYANRGSYDKAITDFEAALSERPNHANATNYLSETLVAYAKQYEDEKNLDTAVQLYQKCLSINPNHTEARSSLQRLSKNRQRPNFNIDFLDMENGSAVKATTGKATEETGQKEEGRKSRRHRKRGKRGSSSSSSKSGSSSSSRFSSSGSDSSRGRSRSKKSRRSKKSKREPSLSPFSKKMAQLNPSNSATSAGDAGQAGPINQAASFYPSTEYPSISTQPHPVPPPAFGSLGGNPPPPTFAGYASSGGASGVPGQTVGYEKEVQSFIQRTALNEEYEKKVELFLQRVGKGGKDGDKKEEKEKDKKKKKKKDRSKDKKKKDGKRDKNKEKKHKKKKKGSEDEDSDKQLSPNLSGLDELGELEAKLSAVYNKLTAKETSKKKKKRKRHSSNSSDSSTSSGSSSDSELERKKRKAKKALEDLAAAAGLLRGNDSKLNLKPEPVPPPSYVPTPGAAAMSAQAGGNSGDDDDYPGKWRPMALKVKLGRGDDEPEVEESRMVYMKEEKRAPLPQLAPVEQEEELPPGEDKVSFKIQSFGLFGPGPRQAAPKPVSPPKANEQTQSEINQDKERGGSRSRSRSQRRRSRSQSRSRSRGRSGSRSGSRSRSRSGSYRRRRSRSHSGDRRHQNQRYRGGNRHPNQNYHHRGGRYPQRGGGFQNRGRGWNNNYNNNRGGYNNRPYNNRPYHNNNNQGGYDNRRHRGRNRGGYWQQQMQRSYSRSRSRSRSRSRSRSRSYSRSVSRSPSRSRSRSRQDNYRGRDRDGRDTRDARDARDNRDNRETRDTRDTSPHGRNDQEQHRNERQSRERDMQQRSPVRDEKPGPVPAPRSXLAASTQSERRKVGSKWDDGGGGDDDEDLVPPGCE